AATGCATTTGATTTTGccgtagcgggaaaaaggacttttcgctgtggttttaagttcgtggtagcaccatgcacagtAGTGTCGTAGtaaccatggaaaaatgttcgcgtttaccattagttcctgaccgcctgcatataaatattaatgagctttcccttatatatgcgagatcccttttgaaaactgaaaggcctatttattggctgacagctggtttgtggcgatgCACACAGTAACTGATGGTATcagttgagatagcagagtacagacaagatgCGGTTTGCTGGCATCGTTGGATGtctctgtgtaggagaatgTGTAACTAAAAGAAAATCAGTCTTCTCCATAATTTATAAACCTGTTCACCCTGTACAGAAGGTAGGTGATTCTAAGAAGAAGAGGCTTTACAAGCTCCAGAAGAAACTAGCCCAGATCGCCTCCCTGGAGGCTAACGCAGGCCAGGGGAGGCAGCTCAGCGACAAGGAGGTATGTCTTAACTTTTTGCTAGTGATTGGCACAATTCCCAATCTGTATAGCGCATTGTAACAAGTCATCTTTGTTTGAAGCCTTTTTGATTAGGTAGATTCTGCTGAATGTTTCAGCAGTTACAGGTTACTAAATTTCTTCTCGTGTAAAGCGCTACATGTGTTGGCCTACGTACTAAGTAGGGACGGGGTAGGGACATGACATGAGTAGATTGGTTTGGTTTGActaggatctccattagtgactgattgTCTTTGGTACTGCTGTACAGTGAGAATGGGTGTATTATAGTATTTCTAAGACGAGAGAGAAAATATCTTAATCGTATTTCTGTTCTGGAGAATAGTGGCCAGGTGGTAGCACCTATTTCTTAAGGTGATGGCCGTTTAACGTCTGAGACAACGACGTTAGTGTCAGTTTGCAGGTGCGGCATTTGGGCCGTTCTAATAATTGAttctagaaaaaaattggaGTTGAGTTCAGGAATTGTAAGCATCCAGAcgtgtttctttgttgtccGTCCGTACTTCTTACATTACTCCCTCTGTGACAAACTCGTCATAgcagtattaaaaaaaaacaaaagaacatcCACACCTCCTACTGTACTACACTCTGGTTTACAAGTGATCTTACTCATTAATTTTCTGCCCTGCCCCACAGAAGGCGAAGGTTCAAACAAAGGCAGCTCTGCAGGCGGAGCTGATGGAGCTGGAGTGGCAGCTGCAGGACCTGGGGCTGGGGTGAGACTTCCTTTCTGTCTCtcattctctcactcactcatgcactcactcactcagcaaCTACAGGACCTGGGGCTGGGGTGAGACTTTTCTTttatcgatcaatcaatcaatcatgtGCATCAACAATGTTTTACACTGTTCTTGGACACAGTTTGATGCTCACTTGAATGAGGAAAAAGAAATGGATGATGGGGTGAATGTTACCAGTGAAGGCACAGCTTTGACttgtatccatttttttttacgaagACACTAGGAGAGCATGGGAACATTGCATCTACTACACATTTAGTTTATTTTGTTGCCATAATTTCAACCTGAATCTGTATACCTGCTACAACAGCCCTTTGGCTGCTAcaaccgccctttggcataacacatcaACGTCTGCATCTGTATAGTCGGTATATCtacccttcagcataacacataATCTTCTGTTTCTGTATAGTCGGTATGACTGCCCATCAGCGTGATGCACCAGTTTCTGCTTTCAAATCTGCTCAATTGCTGGTATAACCACCTTTTGGTGTGATGCACAGCTGGTATGTCAGTGTTACCCACCTGTGTTACTGCACCTTAAGTTAACATTTCTTCTCATTGTCTATTTTCTGTAGGGAGAACTGAAGCTTTGAGGGAAGGAAGACGTGCCAAAGAGCCAAGAGTCTTGTGACTTGCATAAGAAGCAAGATTGTTGCTGAAAGCAGCAAGACTCCTGGTGACTAAACTCGTACTTAAGGAGGTTACGTTTGTTTGCATGTTACTTTCACCTTAGTACAAGTCTAGGGTAATGTGGAAAGGGAGGTTGAAGAAGCCTCGAAAAAAGAAACGAGTTATTTGTTGCTGAAGTTCTTGTTTTTAACCCTATTCGTTATGTCATCAATGCACACCAATGACTTTCTATCgaagacatacatttttttccaagaaaattaACAAGAAAAAGAGAGCATCTTTAAAGCAGCCATGCAAAAGTTGCATTTATgtactttttatttcttcatgcattttttttgctcttttttggTATGATCGACCACAATATATTTTTTGTTATTATTAATCACAGTATCTGCATTATGAGAAACGGAAAGGAACTTGGTGTAGCTTTTTATATCTTGTAGTACTTTGTGCtatgtatgtatatgcataCTCAAACTAACACATACTCACACTACATAGGATGTGTGTCATCCATCAAAAGCATTCCAAATCACTGACTTCAAAGTTAATTTTGTGCTTGTGGCAAAGTGAAGACTTTCTCGTTAAATTCAAAAAACGTGTGGTTGAGATGAGATCATtccagttttttgtttgtttgggtatCTGTGAATGTTGGTCGTACTCCTTTTCCCTTTGATGAAAGTGAACAAAGCCAAGACAAGTACAGACACATCAAAGATTTacacatttgtattttcaaaaacGCTGACACCACGATATAACGAAGAACATCAAAAGATTGTTGCCATTTAGGGAATATTTCCATTCTCAAACATAACTACATGTGCATACCCCATGTGATAAGGAACACAGTTCCGTTAGGCAGTACACTATGTTGGGTATTTGAGTAATTCTGCATCAGGGTTGTAGTCAAACATATTCTCATGTGGATAACAGGTTCGTTTTTGTAACTCAGGTAACAGGTGTTGCAATGTTTATCTCTTCTTgttttgcatcttttgtaaatAAACATGGGAAAACCCTTTCTTTCGAGTTTATCTATGTATTTCACTTTCAAGATTTCTTGACCTAAAAATAAGTAAAATCAAGTTGTCATACTCAACGAGGAATGTAAAGATTTcagtatacaaatgtaaaatctGAGGTAGGTGGCATTCTCCAAGTGCAATTGCATTCTCTTTAGTCCACTTGTCCTTAGCAATGCCATCGAAACGGCGTTGGCGTCAACAATGCTTAACATTAAGTAATCCTTTCTATCTATAAGAGGTAATTTCAAACACTTTCCTGAGAAAAAGTTGGTGCAGGCATTTGCAGATGCTAACAGTGAGTTGCCTTTGCCTTCCTTACTCCAGTGGGCAAGTGTATGACAACAACAAGGATCGTTGATGGTAACCTCAAAGCAGTCTATAAGTTGCTCTTAAAACTTTTCTGAATGAAGTTGACACTGTTGTTTCTATCTTGGTTGAGGCCAGGCCAGTTCCATCCATTGCCTTCCCAATTCCAATGGACAAATGTACGGCAACAGCAAGCAAATAGCATTGTTGGTAACCTCCTCGGCAGTCTAAACGTTGCTCTTAAAACTTTCCTGAAAAAAAGTTGACACTGTTGCCTCTTTCTATCTTGGTTGAGGCACTTGCATATGCTAACAGTTCCATCCATTGCCTTCCTTACTACAATTGGCAAATGTATGACAACAACAAGGATCGTTGATGGTAACCTCAAAGCAGTCTGTACGTTGCTCTTAAAACTTTTCTGAATGAAGTTGACCCTGCCTCTTTCCATCTTTGTGTAGGCACTTGCATATTATAGTAACACAGTTCCACCCACTTAATTTCCTGCTATAACGGGCAAACGTATGACAACAGCAATTCAATAGCGTAACGTCGTTGGTAATCTCCTTAGCAGTCCATAGGTTGCAAATGTACGACAACAGCAAGGCGATAGCGTTGGTGGTAACCTCCTCGGCAGTCTATACGTACTCTTAAAACTTTTCTGAATGAAGTTGACACTTGCCTCTTTCTATTTTGGTGGACGCACTTGCATATGCAACAGTTCCATCCATTGCCTTCCTTACTCCAATGGACAAACGTACGACAACATGAGGGCAATAGCGTTGGTGGTAACTTCCTTGGCCGGGTGCAGTTGTCGGACTGAGTGGTGGCAGGCCGTCATGTCCCAGATGTCTAAGAAAGCCACCTCCTCAAGTCCTGCCATGATTTCCTTGAGCCGTCTCCACATGTCGTACGCCAACCAGTCACTGCTcatcagcaccttggacaggtATAACTGGTCCCGTACGTTCGGGCTTCTGAACAGGACCAACGCTTTCGGAGCCCGTCCGTGCAGTTTCACGATTGCCGCCCGAACGGCCCACAGACGTGCCTCGAACTGCTCTATCGGGTCGTCCGTGAAGTGCGCCCAGAGGGACAGCAGGACGACCGGGTTGTCGCCGGCACGGATGGTGTCCAGCTCGTGGACGATCGTGCGAAGGTTTGCCAGCTCCACGTGGTGACCTGTGGTGAACAGGCCGTAGTTGAGTGGACACAGCATAACGTGAAGGGTTAAGTTATCCTCGCCAAAACTTAGTCCAAGGCTACTTAGTTGAATCTAACACAAATATAtttcatactactagtatacagctTCAAagtctatatagccggtataaccgcccttcggttgTAAATACACCAGCTGCTCTGTACTGCCAGTATAGCCGCTCTACGACGCaacacatcagattctgtattgTGCTGCCGGTGTAACTGCCCCTATAGGCGTAACGCACCAGATACGCAGTACTTCAAAAACTGCAAACGCTGTTCATGAAAGTTTGAATGCCGTGCATAGGCGACCGTCGCTTACCTGCGCGGACGGGGAAGTGGTGGAAGCGGAACTGCAGCACCACCCTACGGTCTAGTTTCCGGCACACCGAGATCGGACCGGTCCACACGTACAGACTCAGCGACTCAGGGTACCGGCCCTCCACCTTGTAGAATTTACAAGTACATCTTACGGAGCAAGTCTCTGACTTCTCTTGATTAAGCTGCTTCAgtttattattttctattttattcaaTACCGTTCCATCCTGGTCTGTTTTAGTGTGTCCTATTAATTTTTCTTAAGTAAATAGTAGAgtggattcattcctcaagcCAACGACATCTTGCAAACTGCAGTCATCCATCTATACTATATACTGTTCATTTTTTTAGGTTCAGCCAATTAATCCTTGTTTATGGATTGTAGGTTACCATGTCTTCTGACCACcaattttgaaatatcaaaGTTGGGAAATCATATCCTGTTCGGATGCGATCAACAAAGCGAACTGGAGCTAGACTAGACTTTAAGCAGATGTGAACAAGAACCTCTTCCTTGTAGTCCTGACAGCGGTAGTGGTCCCTCCCTCCCAGCAGCGACTCCAGCTCGCCCGCCAGTTGCCTGCCCGTGGAGTCCCCCTGTAGTAGGACCGTCCTGTTCCGCAGGCAGGTCGCCACGTCAGGCCTGGTCAGCCAGCTTGCGGCCCGGCAGGCCGCGGAGTACCTGAAACAGGAAGGGAGTAGAAAcaggcagaaaaaaaatatatcctgactcccgggacTCGAACCTGGGCCGCCAGCTCACAAATCCAGACGCTAAACcattcggccaaaaggcttaagcgcTTGGTGTCTTCAGTTTAGTAGTCGTTTATCTCTAGGATCCTCCAGCCTGTTCCAGGGCTGGTGTGGAAACCAGTGAaacaagaggggcgagtagaacagaaagaaacactatatacaaatatcctgactcccggcATTCGAACCGGGGCCGTCAGATTACAAACCCAGCACGCTACCGATGTCGCCAAAAGCTGAGAGCCATTTGGCAAGGGCGGTAGGTggtacttgaaccccactgttacataccACACGTCCCGGTAGAAGTACCCCTCGGACTGGGCGGGCGGCAGGTTCGGTCCGCACGGCGGCAGGTGCGCAGGTGGGCCGTGCTGGTGGAGGAACGTCTGCGGTGCGTCTGGAAACAACGTGGAAACAGCGAATGCATTCAATTATCTtcccagtgtcactgacgaaagatagtggatccTATCTAAAACGTTTGACCATTTCCCAAATGATATCctgctgcttgagtaactgctttttggcatatctcattacctggatgtctaatcttcatcgacgtattcaATCTAAAGAGTCATTCGTTTCCCACGTGGGTTTTACCATTTCAAGGAGTTAACGACATCATGCTAAAATTTTAAACCTACAATGTTCAGCTttttagactacaacatgttcaaaattcCAGCTAAGTTTTAGTGTCTCTCAACATGCGTTTCGAAACGCATTTAATGGAATGGTGCAGTCCATGTGCAATGGATCTAACGTAGGGCATTGTAAAGATACGTACAAGTACCCTGAAACTGTTGAGCCTGCTCACACCCCAGCAGTTCCAGTCTCAGCCGGGGGAGATCCGCAGCTGTGGCAAACGCGACCCGGAGGAACCTGGTGACCAGCGGCGGTGTGAGCGCCTCCTCGGAGACACTCTCGCCGTCCGTAGTTCCTTCAAGTATCTGGAACAACAGACGCATTGCTGTATACGGTAGAGAGGAATCTACCTTGAGGTCCTACAAGCCTTTACATCTTCGTGAGCTCGTCGATTGACAGAAGATAGATATTATGCACGGAACAAGCGGCTTGTTCATTGATCTCCACAAGAGTTTATCGCTAGACCTACTAAATAATGAAAGCGTCAACCGCATCTAATCTATGTCGATGTATTGTTAGACTCATTCTAGATGGCATATCATATATTTTAGTTTGTATTACTAGTAAAGCGTTACGTCATTGTCTCTCCCCCATTAGATACATGTTAAAGACCTGTAACGAGATGTTTCTTGTATTAGACGTTTGTCGCGATGTATCATACTTACCTCGCTACCATTGGTCCATTTCCGGCCGTCATCAGAGACCAAGAGGCGATAGGCTGGCACCGTCCCTCCCCACAGGCCCTGGGTCTGGATACCCGTGATTATCTGCAAGACAAAAGCAGTAGAGATCAGAGTCATTGTTAATAGCTGGTGGGTTTGGTGCCTCTTATGCAGGATACAGGAGAATGTAAAACCTCACAGAACCACAGATGTGAGGCAAGACATCTCTAGTTCTGCATGTGCTGACACTAGTCTTAGTTAGAATGTAGATTCAATCATTTCATGTTGAAATTTAGCACGTGCTAAGCGTTCATCCACTCTCACGGTTAAACAGCATGCCATAGTTTGCAATACAAACACTCGCCCTCTCCTTTCTTGTTTAGGTTATCCCTTCCAGTAATGGTCACTAACAACATGAATATCTTCTCACACTGTTACAAACCGTCATGGCTTACCTTGGGGACCCCGAGATCTATCTGCATTCACTGAGAAGTGTCCTTACTGTCGGGTTCCTGTCACAATGTAGTGTTGCCATACGTGATACATCCttaattctgttgtttttttgccccTGAGACTGCTATCGATATAACGGATATCGTTTTCCAGGTTGTCTAAGAgtcataaaaatgataatgattacTCTACCTTTTGGACCTTGAGGTCCACCTGCAGCCACTGAGAAGTGTCCTTACTGTCGGGTTCCCATGCCCGCTGGCCGTGCAGACGCGCTCGGTGCGCCTCGTACCCTCCCACCGCCGAGGAGGCGCTCAGCTGACCGTCCCGGATGGACCCGCTAGCCATGCCGAGCGGTTCGGCACAGCGGACCAGCTCTGGTCGTGGGATAAACCAGAAAATGTTTAATCTGGTAAACAGTTTAATCTGGTAAACA
This genomic stretch from Branchiostoma floridae strain S238N-H82 chromosome 13, Bfl_VNyyK, whole genome shotgun sequence harbors:
- the LOC118428645 gene encoding NXPE family member 3-like is translated as MALSFWRHRYSAACRAASWLTRPDVATCLRNRTVLLQGDSTGRQLAGELESLLGGRDHYRCQDYKEELNQEKSETCSVRCTCKFYKVEGRYPESLSLYVWTGPISVCRKLDRRVVLQFRFHHFPVRAGHHVELANLRTIVHELDTIRAGDNPVVLLSLWAHFTDDPIEQFEARLWAVRAAIVKLHGRAPKALVLFRSPNVRDQLYLSKVLMSSDWLAYDMWRRLKEIMAGLEEVAFLDIWDMTACHHSVRQLHPAKEVTTNAIALMLSYVCPLE